In one window of Flavobacteriales bacterium DNA:
- a CDS encoding DUF2007 domain-containing protein, producing MNLITIKTFFYDHETILYEPKFEAEGIEYFLKDQKTVAIDPLVSNAIGGIKLQVREEDEERARALVAEIEANNSGTQLGDVIVVNGQKYEKTLDECPSCESEDIYIYKQSFFENLLFPFAKRENYCKTCQTKWS from the coding sequence ATGAATTTAATCACCATCAAAACCTTCTTCTACGATCACGAAACGATTCTATACGAACCGAAATTCGAAGCAGAAGGAATCGAGTATTTTCTGAAAGACCAGAAAACGGTTGCCATCGACCCACTCGTTTCCAACGCCATAGGCGGCATCAAACTACAAGTAAGAGAAGAAGACGAAGAGCGAGCTAGGGCTTTGGTGGCCGAGATCGAGGCGAACAATTCTGGTACTCAGTTAGGCGATGTGATTGTTGTGAATGGTCAGAAATATGAAAAGACGCTTGATGAATGTCCATCATGTGAATCTGAAGACATCTACATTTACAAGCAATCGTTTTTCGAAAACCTTTTATTTCCTTTTGCAAAGCGCGAAAACTATTGTAAAACCTGCCAAACGAAATGGTCATAA
- a CDS encoding redoxin domain-containing protein, which produces MSEALENRLKSIFLVVLVAYSVIVTGLGIYLLSNGADRSLWLGVTVSGATIAIYFARLYLTRIPRTSPGLMGFSISIFGATMYSIFQSYNQQVASYAPILGMICLAGWAAYVAWYSDLGDRSKEKIKEGKKLPKIDLEDYDGNKLSSEDWKGQKRLVIFYRGNWCPICTAQVKELNDFKAQFDELGVKITLISPQSHQKSKNHAKRVGMDFDFLVDVENRAATTLGILQENGLPTGFEVLGYASDVPKPTTFVLDENGKVIFADLTTNYRLRTRPEDILSALKG; this is translated from the coding sequence ATGAGCGAAGCGCTAGAGAATCGATTGAAGTCCATATTTCTGGTAGTGCTGGTTGCCTATTCGGTAATTGTCACAGGCCTTGGTATTTACTTGCTTAGTAATGGGGCAGACCGCAGCCTTTGGTTGGGTGTTACCGTTTCTGGAGCCACCATTGCCATCTACTTTGCACGGCTTTATCTCACGCGGATTCCGCGCACTTCGCCAGGTCTGATGGGATTCAGCATTTCCATTTTTGGGGCCACCATGTACTCGATCTTTCAGAGTTACAATCAGCAAGTGGCTTCTTATGCACCCATTTTGGGCATGATCTGTCTTGCAGGATGGGCTGCCTATGTAGCGTGGTATTCTGATCTGGGCGATAGAAGCAAAGAGAAGATCAAGGAAGGGAAGAAGCTTCCTAAAATTGACCTGGAAGATTATGATGGCAACAAACTGAGTTCAGAAGACTGGAAAGGGCAGAAGCGCTTGGTCATCTTCTACCGTGGAAATTGGTGCCCGATCTGCACCGCACAAGTGAAAGAACTCAACGACTTTAAAGCACAATTTGATGAATTGGGAGTGAAGATCACGCTCATTAGCCCGCAGTCGCACCAAAAGAGTAAGAACCATGCAAAACGTGTGGGAATGGATTTCGACTTCTTGGTAGATGTGGAAAATCGCGCAGCAACGACCTTGGGAATTCTGCAAGAGAATGGTCTGCCGACAGGATTTGAAGTGCTTGGATACGCAAGCGATGTGCCGAAACCAACCACCTTTGTGTTGGACGAAAACGGGAAGGTGATCTTTGCCGATCTTACTACCAACTATCGCCTTCGAACGAGACCAGAAGACATTTTATCAGCATTGAAAGGATGA
- a CDS encoding alpha/beta hydrolase, protein MKKYASFSIIILAFSWQAIAQNCSSERYLSNIFQSSVSQDVVFGNAPAVTTVYVAENVTVNQSMTMDIFFPVGDALPKRPLVMLAYGGGFLVGSKEDEDVWASCDSLAKKGYVTASINYRMNMNIADPSSAIRAIYRAAQDYSAAIRYLKEFSDSYGIDTNYVFVGGVSAGGFSAMHAVFMDDNERPSATFQSGILGSSPDLGCIHCAGNSYQHTTNVRGIINLWGAVLDTTYIQQNEIVPMTLFHGTDDLIVPYDYGFPFTALFLMPEVFGSFNVSARVNHLGGNAELNTYATGHNIWGVNVANQLVGGPTEYWNPITDSIISFLYENIRPAQPLLAVDAPMCSSDTVFINITNMPANGRACWSVELGDVVWANSDSSTIGVIWQNAGNYQVAVLVSNHLDAVSIPTTIQVQVSETPYVEVEAAGGVLQASAMYPQYQWYLNGVAVPGEDQSTIEPSAFGLYTVEAITADGCSFISEPYLMVGIEEAATMGSIASVRIFDALGREVAAFNSYATFLNWKPNTPQLMFVQFFAADGAMIGTKKQLATDPF, encoded by the coding sequence ATGAAAAAATACGCCAGCTTTTCCATTATCATCCTTGCCTTTTCATGGCAGGCCATTGCTCAGAACTGTAGTTCTGAAAGATATTTAAGTAATATATTCCAATCATCTGTTTCACAGGATGTTGTGTTTGGTAATGCGCCAGCCGTTACGACCGTTTATGTGGCAGAGAACGTGACGGTAAATCAATCCATGACCATGGATATTTTCTTTCCAGTGGGAGATGCATTGCCGAAACGTCCGCTGGTGATGTTGGCTTATGGAGGAGGCTTTCTAGTGGGTTCGAAAGAAGACGAAGATGTGTGGGCAAGCTGCGATAGTCTGGCCAAGAAAGGCTATGTAACGGCCAGCATCAACTACCGAATGAATATGAACATTGCCGATCCTTCCAGTGCCATTCGCGCCATTTATCGTGCGGCACAGGATTACAGTGCGGCCATCCGATACTTGAAGGAGTTTTCCGATTCTTACGGCATCGACACGAATTATGTGTTTGTTGGTGGGGTAAGTGCAGGCGGTTTTTCGGCCATGCATGCGGTTTTTATGGATGATAATGAGCGGCCTTCAGCCACGTTCCAATCGGGGATTCTGGGTTCAAGTCCAGATCTTGGTTGCATCCATTGCGCAGGGAACAGTTACCAGCATACAACCAACGTTCGTGGCATCATCAATCTGTGGGGCGCTGTGCTCGACACGACCTACATCCAACAGAATGAGATTGTGCCTATGACGCTGTTCCACGGAACGGACGATCTGATCGTTCCTTACGATTATGGTTTTCCCTTTACAGCGCTGTTTCTAATGCCTGAGGTCTTCGGTTCCTTCAATGTGAGCGCAAGGGTGAATCATTTGGGAGGAAATGCTGAGTTGAACACCTACGCAACCGGCCACAACATTTGGGGTGTGAACGTAGCGAATCAACTGGTTGGCGGACCAACGGAGTATTGGAACCCGATTACGGATAGCATCATCTCGTTCCTATACGAGAACATTCGGCCAGCACAACCACTGCTTGCTGTTGATGCGCCTATGTGTTCATCTGATACAGTGTTTATCAACATCACAAACATGCCAGCAAACGGACGTGCTTGCTGGAGCGTTGAATTGGGAGATGTGGTTTGGGCCAATTCAGATTCATCGACCATTGGTGTCATTTGGCAGAATGCGGGGAACTACCAAGTTGCTGTTCTGGTGAGTAACCACTTGGATGCTGTTTCCATTCCAACTACCATTCAAGTACAGGTTTCAGAAACGCCTTACGTGGAAGTTGAAGCGGCAGGAGGTGTGCTGCAAGCCTCTGCCATGTATCCGCAGTATCAATGGTATTTGAATGGTGTTGCCGTTCCGGGCGAAGATCAATCGACCATCGAACCAAGTGCTTTTGGCCTTTATACGGTAGAAGCCATCACGGCCGATGGTTGTTCGTTCATCTCAGAACCTTATCTGATGGTTGGAATAGAGGAAGCTGCGACAATGGGAAGCATTGCATCTGTCCGAATCTTTGATGCCCTAGGAAGGGAAGTGGCGGCCTTTAATTCGTACGCCACATTTTTGAATTGGAAGCCAAATACGCCTCAATTGATGTTCGTCCAATTTTTCGCTGCGGATGGTGCGATGATCGGAACTAAGAAGCAATTGGCTACAGATCCTTTTTGA
- a CDS encoding MarR family transcriptional regulator produces MDEFLRIADQMVIYKLRTSWLQISKLYNEMALEHDSTVSMAFVLLAIDEEEGTPVTKIAPRMGMEPNSLSRLLKSMEEKKFISRKRDEVDKRMAYVYLTKKGKEKREVAMKAVYRLERAIVNQIDEAKLKAFFDVANQIPGAIDEFKQKMASYDS; encoded by the coding sequence ATGGATGAATTTTTGCGCATTGCCGACCAAATGGTCATTTACAAACTGAGAACCTCGTGGCTTCAGATATCCAAGCTTTACAACGAAATGGCCTTGGAGCACGATAGCACCGTAAGCATGGCGTTCGTACTACTGGCCATTGACGAAGAGGAGGGAACACCCGTTACCAAAATTGCCCCTCGCATGGGAATGGAGCCCAACAGTTTGAGTCGATTGCTGAAGTCGATGGAGGAGAAGAAGTTCATTTCAAGAAAACGGGATGAAGTGGATAAACGCATGGCCTACGTGTACCTGACCAAGAAAGGAAAGGAGAAACGTGAGGTAGCGATGAAAGCCGTTTACCGCTTGGAACGCGCCATTGTGAATCAGATTGATGAAGCAAAATTGAAAGCATTCTTCGATGTGGCCAATCAAATTCCAGGTGCTATTGATGAGTTCAAACAAAAAATGGCGTCCTACGATTCGTAG
- a CDS encoding T9SS type A sorting domain-containing protein, whose product MKRIFTLMLLAGASAGSVFSQCVEVPHNRVLLVGDSWASFENADQTITEGLRIVGHSDKKFVSNVTIAENGAETDDFLGQAKQDAIQALIDANPEIDIVHLSIGGNDVLGTWNVSWSQHETDSLEQEVAARLEQVITFLKGTRPGMRVFWAGYAYPNFEEVIEGIAPFQSSHPFYGTWDGMGQPNYIQLNTVLNNFSDSVAAYTDSDPQVDFVRAQAILQHVYGQQTPLGVAPGGTYQPFDAPMPLGFPDYPSPIETMRLYAGIFTDCFHLSPEAYLTMFTYQAEQFYQTYFMDDFYMVSEGGNMDGSVSSAGDVSSAITLGEESGNEVAAVLSFNTQGMADTTLAGASIFLRRESITGTNPIATNEVQVTMINGTFGATADVEAVDYVATGVAAGEPCKHGSFNNNAEDGHWLRLDLTAEMIANISSAEHVQFKISVPGFTGGSITFNNASDPSKAPKLNLVYGAQPDAVSEIRAARELPVYPIPTTGTLTIDVQTNSVLSVDVLNILGEVVLRPTPSNNRIDISDLNAGTYVLKITTKEGISAKRIVKR is encoded by the coding sequence ATGAAAAGAATTTTTACTCTTATGTTGTTGGCTGGCGCTAGCGCTGGTAGCGTATTCAGCCAATGTGTTGAAGTACCGCACAATCGTGTGCTATTGGTTGGTGATAGCTGGGCTTCTTTCGAGAATGCAGACCAGACCATCACCGAAGGTCTGCGGATAGTAGGTCACTCAGACAAGAAATTCGTTTCTAACGTGACCATTGCAGAGAACGGTGCAGAAACGGACGATTTTCTTGGTCAAGCCAAGCAAGATGCGATTCAAGCCTTGATTGATGCCAATCCGGAGATAGACATCGTTCACCTCAGCATTGGTGGAAATGATGTACTCGGAACATGGAATGTGTCTTGGTCTCAGCACGAAACAGACAGCTTGGAGCAAGAAGTTGCTGCTCGATTGGAGCAAGTGATCACCTTTCTGAAAGGAACCCGTCCGGGTATGCGTGTTTTCTGGGCTGGATATGCTTATCCCAACTTTGAAGAAGTAATTGAAGGAATTGCTCCTTTTCAATCCTCTCACCCGTTCTACGGCACGTGGGATGGTATGGGACAACCGAATTACATTCAACTGAACACGGTTCTGAACAATTTTTCTGATTCTGTAGCAGCATACACGGATTCTGACCCACAGGTTGATTTCGTTCGTGCGCAGGCCATTCTTCAACATGTGTATGGGCAACAAACACCTTTGGGAGTTGCACCGGGTGGAACATACCAACCATTTGATGCACCAATGCCTTTGGGTTTCCCAGATTACCCATCTCCGATCGAAACCATGCGTCTGTATGCAGGCATCTTCACCGATTGCTTCCACCTTTCGCCAGAAGCATACCTGACCATGTTCACCTACCAGGCAGAACAATTCTACCAAACGTATTTCATGGATGATTTCTACATGGTTTCTGAAGGTGGGAATATGGACGGTTCCGTATCATCTGCCGGAGACGTATCGTCTGCCATCACCTTAGGTGAAGAAAGCGGAAACGAAGTAGCAGCTGTGCTTTCATTCAACACACAAGGAATGGCCGATACCACCTTGGCAGGCGCCAGCATCTTCCTTCGAAGAGAAAGCATTACGGGCACAAACCCGATTGCTACCAATGAGGTTCAGGTAACGATGATAAACGGAACATTTGGCGCAACAGCAGATGTGGAAGCAGTGGATTACGTGGCTACTGGTGTTGCCGCTGGCGAACCTTGCAAACACGGATCATTCAACAACAATGCTGAAGATGGTCATTGGTTGCGTCTGGACCTTACAGCTGAGATGATTGCCAATATCAGCAGCGCTGAGCACGTTCAGTTCAAGATCTCCGTTCCAGGATTCACAGGTGGAAGCATCACTTTCAACAATGCTTCAGACCCATCAAAGGCTCCAAAATTGAATTTGGTGTATGGCGCTCAACCAGATGCTGTTTCGGAGATAAGAGCTGCGCGTGAGCTTCCAGTTTATCCAATTCCAACTACAGGAACACTGACCATTGATGTACAGACCAACTCGGTTCTATCGGTAGATGTGTTGAACATCTTGGGAGAAGTTGTATTGAGACCAACTCCATCTAACAACAGAATTGATATCTCTGACCTGAACGCAGGAACCTACGTTCTAAAGATCACTACAAAAGAAGGTATCAGCGCTAAGCGAATCGTGAAACGATAA